In Cicer arietinum cultivar CDC Frontier isolate Library 1 chromosome 7, Cicar.CDCFrontier_v2.0, whole genome shotgun sequence, a single window of DNA contains:
- the LOC105852580 gene encoding uncharacterized protein yields the protein MSGAWEDANDSSVRVEAEAVVGAEDTVVRPGTGRKDKGPMPMEREIVGPSRRAESELPLPVNDPLPTVTKVADCFEVPAPPKPPISWVDLTYEESDPSMYVDEDEDEVTSKMDAASEGTCGACGGPPCYCSC from the coding sequence ATGAGTGGAGCTTGGGAAGATGCGAATGATTCCTCAGTTAGAGTGGAGGCAGAGGCCGTTGTGGGAGCTGAGGATACAGTGGTTAGACCAGGGACTGGCAGAAAGGATAAGGGCCCGATGCCCATGGAGCGCGAGATTGTAGGGCCATCTAGGCGGGCCGAGTCAGAGCTTCCTCTTCCAGTGAATGATCCTTTACCGACTGTCACTAAAGTAGCAGACTGTTTTGAGGTCCCGGCGCCGCCGAAGCCccctatctcgtgggtggatctTACTTATGAGGAGAGCGATCCATCTATGTATGTtgatgaggatgaggatgagGTTACCTCGAAGATGGATGCTGCGTCAGAAGGAACTTGTGGAGCATGTGGAGGTCCcccatgttattgtagttgctag
- the LOC101491092 gene encoding protein IQ-domain 26, with the protein MGKASRWLKSLLGKKKEKDHNDNSGSLTPDKKEKKRWSFAKQGKEVMVVESPNITPTSTHDTSWLRSYVSDSENQQNKHAIAVAAATAAAADAAVAAAQAAVAVVRLTSQGRGTLFSGSREKWAAVKIQTFFRGYLARKALRALKGLVKIQALVRGYLVRKRAAATLHSMQALIRAQTSVRTQRARRSMSKENRFLPEVLARKSLERFDETRSEFHSKRVPTLYETSMNGFDDQSPKIVEIDTYKTRSKSRRFTSTMSECGEDLPHCHGISSPLPCSIPGRVSVPDHCRHVQQDFDWYFNVEECRFPTTAHNTPRFNNSSMRPNNNGLGTPSKSVCGDTFFRSYYSNFPNYMANTQSFKAKLRSHSAPKQRPEPKKRLSLNEMMAARNSISGVRMQRPSNLQTQQESWNF; encoded by the exons ATGGGAAAAGCTAGCAGGTGGTTGAAGAGTTTGTTAGGGAAGAAGAAGGAGAAGGACCACAATGACAATTCAGGTTCATTGACACCTGacaagaaggagaagaaaaggTGGAGTTTTGCTAAGCAAGGGAAGGAAGTGATGGTGGTTGAATCACCTAATATTACTCCAACTTCAACTCATGATACTTCTTGGCTTAGATCCTATGTTTCTGATTCGGAGAATCAACAAAACAAACATGCAATTGCTGTTGCAGCTGCCACAGCCGCCGCTGCAGATGCTGCCGTGGCGGCTGCACAGGCTGCTGTTGCAGTTGTGAGACTCACAAGTCAAGGTAGAGGTACATTGTTCAGTGGAAGTAGGGAGAAATGGGCTGCTGTAAAGATCCAAACTTTCTTTAGAGGCTATTTG GCACGGAAGGCTCTTAGAGCATTGAAAGGATTGGTTAAGATACAAGCTCTTGTTAGAGGCTATCTAGTTAGAAAAAGAGCTGCTGCAACTCTTCACAGTATGCAAGCTCTAATAAGAGCTCAAACTTCTGTTAGAACACAGCGAGCTCGTCGATCCATGAGCAAAGAAAATAGATTTCTACCAGAAGTTCTTGCAAGAAAATCTTTg gAACGATTTGATGAAACAAGGAGTGAATTCCACAGCAAAAGGGTACCTACATTATATGAAACATCAATGAATGGATTTGATGATCAAAGTccaaaaattgttgaaattgaTACATACAAAACCAGATCAAAGTCAAGGCGATTTACATCAACAATGTCTGAATGTGGAGAAGACTTACCACATTGTCATGGAATCTCATCTCCTCTTCCTTGTTCGATCCCCGGTCGAGTCTCGGTCCCCGATCATTGCAGACATGTTCAACAAGACTTTGATTGGTATTTCAATGTTGAAGAATGTAGGTTCCCTACAACAGCACATAACACACCACGTTTCAACAATTCTTCTATGCGTCCAAACAACAATGGTTTAGGTACACCATCTAAGAGTGTTTGTGGTGACACTTTCTTTAGATCTTATTACTCAAATTTCCCTAATTACATGGCTAATACTCAATCATTTAAGGCAAAGTTAAGGTCACATAGTGCTCCTAAACAAAGACCTGAACCTAAGAAAAGGCTTTCACTCAATGAAATGATGGCTGCAAGAAACAGCATAAGTGGTGTTAGAATGCAAAGGCCATCCAATTTACAAACACAACAAGAATCTtggaatttttaa